The Thermincola ferriacetica region GCATCACGCAGTGCTTCTACATTTTCCAGGTCTTTCCGGGCATCGGTGCCAACTTTAAGTTTAAAGGTACGGTAGCCTTCGGCCAGTTTTTCCTTGGCCTCCCGGTTCACCTGCACAGGGTCCTTGGCGCTCAATACCCAGCAAACTTGCACTTCTCTCGCTTTGCCCCCCAGCAGGTCATATACCGGCATATCGTATATCTTACCAACCAGGTCATGCAGGGCAAAATCCACGGCGCACTTGGCATACCTTTCACCCTTTACCGCAGCGGCCAGGTTTTCCATAATTTGGGTAATATTCCGGGGGTCCCGGCCTATAAGCAGCGGTTTAAAGTATTTGTTGATTACAAAGACTACTCCGGCCTGGCTGCCTTCATCATAAATCGGAATACATGATGCTTCCCCCAGCCCTATTCGTCCCTGGTCATCTTCAATTTCAATGATAACAAAATCAGCCGTGCTTCTTGTGCCATAGGCCGCTTTAAATTCATGTAGGAGCGGTACGCTTACGGCAGTAGCCCGAACATCAACAATTTTCATTTTCCAGGTCTCCTTTTTGCATCTTTGTGATTAATCTGGCCAGTTCCGCAACAACGGCCTTAAAAACAGCTTCGCCGAAATCAGGCGTGGCTTTGGTCGGATCACCCACATGCCCGTACTCCGACAATTGTCTGTACGGCTTATACATAGCCACCCTGTTAGAAGCGAACATCTCCGGGCTCCAGTATTCATTTCCCTTGACCACGTTAGCCCGTAGCAGGTCCTTTCTCACATCTTCCGGCGCTATGTGCATCTTTAAAGAAGTTTCCAGTTCGCACCCATGGCTGATGCCGCCAAATTCGGATTTTCGCAACCTGGCCACCAGGTCCGCAACCAGGTGCCAATAGGTGACCAGCACCGGTTCCACTTCGCAATGGGCGCCTACTTCATCTATGGCATAGCGCAGAGCAGCCATGTTGCCACCATGGCCGTTGACGACCAAAAACTTCTTCACTCCGTGGCGGGCCAGGCTTTTAAGAATATCGAACACCATGGCCGTTAATGTTGATTGCCTCAGGGTAATAGTGCCGCTAAAGCTCATATGGTGTTCGGAAATACCAAGCCAGAGGGGAGGAAGCAGGGCGCAGGGAATCCCGGTACTACAGGCCTTGCCCACCGCTTCTTTGGTAATCTCTAGGACTATATCAGTATCGGTATTCAGCGTCAAATGAGGTCCGTGCTGTTCATAAGCCCCTACGGGCAGGACAACCACCGGATCCTCTTTGATCAAATTTGCCAGTTCGTTACTTGTATAAGAACCCCAGTATATTTTGTTTTCCATACCGCATTCGCCTCGATTCCAATATTTCTCTGCAATTACTCGATCTCAAAAATGACTTCAATTTCAACCGGGGTATTAAAGGGCAGTACATTAGTACCGAGAGCCGAACGGGCATGCCGCCCGCTGTCGCCAAAGATTTCGGCAAAAAAGTCGGAAGCCCCGTTGATCACTTTGGGTTGCTCGAAAAAGTTCAGATCGCTGGCCACAAAACCCAAAAGTTTGACAACCCTTTTAACCCGGTCCAAACTGCCCAGTTCCTGCTTGACGATAGCCAGGGTATTAATGGCCGCAATCCGTGCTGCCTCGTAACCCTGCTCCAGGGTCAGTTCCTTGCCTACCTTGCCTGTATATTTCATTTCACCGTCCACCACACAGGCCTGGCCGGAAACATACAACAGGTTTCCGGTCCTTACAGCCGGGACGTAATTAGCCACCGGCACCGGCGCCGCAGGTAAAACAATGCCCAGTTCTTGCAAGCGCTGTTCTGCACTCATTGACTTCAACTCCTTTTAACAAAATAAAGCATAAAATCTATTTAACTGCCCCCATAGTGAGCCCGCGTACCAGGTACCGGCGCATAACTATAGCAAAGATAATGGGAATCAGACTGCCTATAGTGGAAGCGGCAGCCAATTCACCCCAAAGGATCCGTTTGGACCCGAAGAAGGAAGTTAAGTGTACAGTAAATGGCTTGGCTATACTCTGCGTAAGTATGGAGGCAAAGAAAAATTCATTCCAGGTAAAAATAAACATCAATACGCCTGTGGCTATCAAACCACCTGCCGTCAAAGGCACTGTAACTTTCCAAAAGGCCTGAAGGCGCGAACAGCCGTCTATCATGGCTGCTTCTTCCACATCCGGGGGTATTTCTTCAAAAAAGCCCCGGGTCAGCCAGATACAAAAAGCCAAATTCATGAAGATATAAATCGCTATTAACCCAACGTAGGTATCGACAAGGCCAAACCGCACCATCAAGAGGTACAAAGGTACCGCAAAAGCCACCGGCGGCGCCATCCTGGTAGTCAGGACCATAAAAAACCAGTTGTCTTTGTTCTTGATCTTGAACCTGGCAAAGGCGTAACCGGCCAGGCTGCCGACAGGTAGCGTTATAAGTACTGTTATCAGACTGATAATTACGCTGTTCCAAAGATACTTGGGGAACATATCGTTAAACAAAACTACTTTATAGTTTTCTAAGCTTGGCACAAAGGTTCCCAATGGCTGGGTGGAAAAAACCTCCAAGGGCGGTTTGAAGGAGGTGGTCACCAGCCAGTATAGCGGGAACAGAGCGATTACTGTGTAAAGCAATAATACGGCATATTTGACAATATTGGCTATTATCTTGTTATTTTTCATGCTTTCACCTGCTTACTTTTAAAAGCGCCAGTATACTTCACAAGTATCATGGCCAAGAATGTAGTAAAGTACAGCGCAAAAATACCCAACGCCGAAGCATAGCCTATGTCAAACCACTGGAAACCAACGGTGGCCAGGTAAGTATTTAACGTTTCGGAAGCATTTCCGGGCCCCCCGGCGGTCATCAGTTGAATGGTCTCATAAACCTTCAAAGCATCCATGGCTCTGATAATTAAGACTACGACAATGAACCGGTTAAGCAGAGGAAGAGTCATATAACGGAACACCTGCCAGCCGCTGGCCCCGTCTATCAGTGCGGCTTCAAAAGGTTCCCTGGGTAGGGCTTCCAACCCCGACAACAACACCAGGATGACCAACGGCGTCCACTGCCATACATCCACAGCCACTGCTGACCATAAGGCCAGGGACGGGTTCCCCAGGAAGTCGATTTTGTCCAAACCTATCGCTTGCAAGAGCTTGTTAATGATACCCAGGTTATAGTTATACATAAATTTGAAATTTAAGGTTGATATGGTGGGGGCAATAACCATGGGAACCAGAAATACTATCCGAAAAAAGCCCTGAAACCATTTGGTCTTTTGCAGGATCAAGGCTATCATCAAACCCAGGACAAAGGAAATACTTACACTGACAGCAACAAATTCCACAGCCCTGGCTAAAGCCATCCAGAAACGAACATCTTTAACCAAATGCAAGTAGTTACCTAAGCCTATAAAGACTTTGCCTGCTGCTGGGTCAGTTAAGTTATAACGGGTTAAGCTGGTGTACAATGCCTCAATGGTCGGGTAAACACCCAAGGCTGCAAACACTATTAAGGCCGGCAATAGCATGATCCATTTGGTACGCCTGTCTTCCAAGTTTTTATTCACTCCTTTTATAGCCAGTAACCCTTGGTTTAAGACAGGGGCGGGTTTTTGCCCCGCCCCTCCCTCTTATAACTTACTTTTAACTTACTTTTTAGCTCCAGCCATTATTTTGTCAATGTCCTGTTGCGCTTTGGTCAGTGCGCTGTCTACAGTCTGCTTGCCTGAAATGGCCAGGGAAATTTGTTTTTGGAAGGCTTCGGCAATCTTCTCAAACTCGGGTACATTCGGCCAGTAAGAAGTATCTACTGAACCGATGATCTCGTCAATCTGGGAAGTAAAGAATTCCAAACCCTTGGCCTTTTCCTTGTATTCTTTGCTTTCATAAACCCTGGAATCAGGGAAATCAAACCTGATGCCTTTGTTTACTTCTTTCAGGGAAACCTCAAGACTGTCGCGCCATTGCAGGAACAACCATGCCGCTTCTTTGTTCTTGGAATACTTACTGATAGCCAGGCCTTCGCCATACATCCACTGGGCATACTTATCGGCAGGTCCTTTTATTAAAGCGACACCAATTTTATCCGCTACTGAGGAAACTTCCTTATTGGCGTATACACTGGGGAAACCGCTCATTTCAAAGTTCATGGCGGCCTTGCCCTGGCGGAACATTTCAGACATAACGTCCCAGCCTATCGCAGCCTGATCCGGAGGACCATATTTTTGAGCCAGTTCAACAAAATCGGTCATGGCTTGTTTCATTTCCGGGGTATTTACAGTCACCTTGCCGTTTTCATCCAGCACCCGGGCGCCATAAGCCCACGCCCAGCCGGCAGATGTTCCGAAGGATGCCAGTGAAGACTCCCCGCGGCCAATGAACGGATATACATCCTTTTCTTTACCAGCCAGCGCCTTGGCTGCCTCTAAAACATCCTTAGTAGTTTTCGGCACCTGCAGGCCGTATTTCTTAAATAAATCAGTTCTGTATATCAGCACACCGCCGGAAGCAGAAACGGGTACCGCATAGAGTTTATTATCACTCCCACGGTATGTATTCAGCAGGCCTTTTGGTATGTAGTCGAGGGAATTCCATTCCTTATCGGCTTTATTCTTGATGTAATCATCCAGCGGTTCCAGGGCTTGAGCCCTTAAGTACTCGGGCATGTACCAAAACTGGGTGGCCACAACGTCGTAAGCTCCGGTTCTGGAGGTAGCGTCAAGGATTAATTTGTTACGTACTGTCGGTTCATCATAGATTTCATATTCAACTTTGATACCGGTAGCTTTTTCAAAATCCCCTACAAACTGTTTAATTGCTTCAGTTTCGTAACCGGTTTTTAATAACACTTTTAAAGTCGTGCCTTCATAGGCTTTGCGGGGGTCTGAACTCTGACTGGAAGTCTTGCCGGTCCCACCGCATCCTGCAACCAGCAGAGCGCCAATCAACATAATAACTAACAATAAACTCTTCTTGCGCATTGACATCCTCCTTTAACTTCTGGCTTACTCTCTCAAAACTTTGACGCAGGATTTAACACTTATGTAACTTCTGACCCACCACCCTCCTTCATCATCAAAGATAGACAAGAAACCCGTTTGGACTGCCCACAAAAACTAAGCGGAAACCATGCTCATCCCTTGCGCGAAGCATTTCCTCCTGCAGACCGGTAATATTCGTTCAACGCTGCATCCAACAGGGAGCTGATAAACAATACTTCCGGGTCTGTCAAGGCACCGGCACGTGCAACGGTCTCTTCAAGTTTTTCACGCAAATCCATAATTTTCTGTAAATTGACTTCAGCGGCTGTTTTCATTACTTTCACCAGCTTTTTTTAAACCGTATTACTAAATTAACCAGTCCAGTCCGAGTTCTTTTAACTTCCCTGGGGAAGGCGCGCCCGTTTCATGGTCCCAACCCATTATTTCATAGTAATTTTTTACGGCCTGCTGTATTTGCTCCGGTTCAACCCTGGACCCTTTGGATTCTCCGGTCGTCAGAGGCTCGGTTAACCGGCGGGGGATAACATCGTCCTGTACTCCAAACCCCTCACGGAGGTTAAAAATCCGGGTCATGACGATTCCGCGTTCTCCCGCTTTCATCAATTCATACAAACTGGTATCCCACCCGGTGGCACACTTTACTAAATCGCATAAACCGGTCAGCGGCAGGACATGTCCGGGCGCCGGAACAAAAATACAAATATCCAGCATGTTATACAGTCCCCAGACAATTTGATTCAGAACAAATAACCTTACTTTGTCAATACCCAGGTCCATGGTGGGCACAGGTTCTATCACGCCCAAAGGTTCGAAGGACTTCAGGAAAGGACCCTTCTGTGAAAATTGGAAATCGTGTTCCATCTGGATATGATCTCCTCCGTTATGGGCTACGGCATAACCGATGGCGGCTCCGACCTTGCCTCCCCTGGGATCCTGCAAAGCCAACTCTTCGCCTTTACCATGGACAGCAAGTGCTTCAGCGCCGTTGCCGATTCTGGCAGCCATTCTTTTCGTGCCTTCCGCCATTATATCGCCAATTCCCCGGCGGTAGGTAATCATTTCTATACATCTTAAAATAGTTTCGGCACTACCGAATTCTACAGGCATGTCCCCCTGCAAATCTTTCGGTAATATTCCTTTTTGTGCACATTCCATGACAAAGGAAATGGTTACTCCGGTCGATATGGTATCCAAGCCATATTCGTCACACATTTCCGCGGCTTTTATGACTACTTTCGGGTCAGTAATGCCGCAGTTACTGCCTAATGCCGCAATGGTTTCATACTCGGGACTGTGAACTTCCGACTTCGTGTCCAGCTCCCCGGAGTTCTCCACCCTGGCAATTTTTCGACAGGCAATGGGGCAAGCAAAACAACGGGTTTTTCCTATCATCAATCCCTGTTCTTTCATGTACTCGCCTGTAAGCTTCTCGGCTCCTTCAATGGTGCCCCCCTGGAAATTGTAGGAGGGCAAAGACCCGATAGCGTTGTACATGGCGACCCCTCCCGATGTGCCGTATTCATAAAAAAGGCCGCATGTATCAGGTCTGTTAAAGTTTTGCGCCACCCAACGCGAAATCTCTTTAATCTTTTCTGGCTCTTTAGTCTCCGGCCGTTTACCGCCGCTAACGGCTACGGCTTTTAAGTTTTTCGAACCCATAACGGCACCCAGGCCGAGACGTCCGAATACGTTATGGCGTCCGGCAGTAATACAAGCATAACGAACCAGGTTTTCACCGCCAGGACCGATGCAGGCAACTTTCACCCTGGGGTCGCCGGTGTCATCAAAAATCCTCTTTTCAGTCTCGCTGGTATTCAATCCCCACAGGTTACCGGCATCCCTTATTTCAACTTGTCCATCCCGCAGGTAAAGGTAAACGGGCTTTTCAGACTTCCCGGTGATGACTACGGCATCGAAACCGGCAAATTTCAGCTCAGGACCCCAGTTCCCGCCGGCCTCTGCTTCCCCAAACCCGCCCGTCAGCGGCGACTTGGCTACTACTGAAGCGCGGGCATTACCGGGAAAGGGAACACCAGTAACAACACTCACCGCAAAAACAAGGATATTTTCCGGCGCCAAGGCATCCGTGCCGGCGGGCAGGTCCTTAAGCAGGTAATAAGCGCCAATGCCCCTACCGCCTAAATACTTGCGGTACCAGCTTTCCGGCTTTTCTTCCATTCTGGTGCTACCGTCTGTAAGGTTTACACAAAGAATTTTACCATTGTATCCATACGGCATATGTAAAACCTCCAGTTGTTTAATTATAAGCGGACCGGCGGCGGCCAATCTCCCACATACCCCATAGCGCGGGAAAAAGCTTCCGCAGTCTGGCTTAACAAACCGGCATACTTGGCCAGTTCCTCTTCCGGGGTATATGTTATCGTTGCCGATATGCTGATACTGGCTATGACCTTGTTGGTAAAATCAAAAACCGGAGCAGCCATACAGTAAATATCATCCTCATGCTCTCCGCGGTCCCAGGCTATACCATTAACACGTATTTCCCGTATCTCATTCATCATATGTTCCCTGTCTACAATCGTCCTGGCAGTAAAGGATTTCATTTTAATCTGCGCCAGTATCTGATCAATTTTTTCGTCAGGAAGATAAGCCAACAACGCCTTGCCTACACCGGTGCAATAAACATGGGCCCGTTTGCCGATTCTTGAGTACATGCGGATTGGTCTACTTGTGTCAATTTTATCCAGGTATACAATCTCTATACCGTCCAATACAGCCAGGTGAACCGTCTCGTTTGAAGTTTTATTTAACTGTTCCAAAAAAGGGCGCCCAATTTTTCTGACATCCATTCCTTCACTTAAGGCATGAGCCATCTCAAAGACTGCATATCCTAATTCGTATTTCCCATTTGAATTCAACCGGACAAAATTATGGTCACGCATTGTTGAAAGCAACCTTGAAGCCGAACTTTTATGTATTCCCAGTTTTTCGGCTGCCTCCTGTACCCGTAAGGGGCTGATAGCCAAAAGTTTTAAAAGGCATAAGGCTCTTGCTACAGTATCGATATACGTCACCCTTTCCAATTGTTGCTTTATTTGCAACAATATTGCTCTATTTGCAATTCTTAATTTCATGTTAACAGGAAGTTAACCTGGTGTCAATTACAAATCAATAAATGTAATAAATTATCGATTAAAAGAGAAACCCGGTTGGACTTCACTTGTCCGGATTAATCCACTATACTTATAAATGAAGTTGTGAAAAGTATTTAAATTAATTGAGGCAGGTGAATGACCATAGGCAAAGTAACCGTATATTTCTGCCCTCCGTTAAACAGTATTACAAAAAAAGAAAAGCTTGACATTCCAGTAGAAGAGAACATCAAGCTTACCGATTTGGAAGAACACCTGATTAAACAGTTTCCCGCTTTGGCAAATCTCTCCATCAAACATATTTACTATGTAATCGGGGATAAATCCGTATCAAACAGAGAATTCCTTATCAATGCCGGCGAAAAGGTTAAATTGCTTTTTCCCATGTACGGCGGATAAGCCGCCGAATAAAAAGGGGTTATCCCAATTAACTTTGGGATAACCCCTTTTTGGAAAATGTTAAAACACCGGTACTACAGCACCCTGGTATTTATCTTCAATAAATTTCTTGACTTCCGGTGAAGTCAGGACCTGGTCGAGGATTTTAATGGCTTCTTTGTTTTCGTCACCCTTGCGGATGGCGATGATATTGGCATATGTCTGGGCAGCCTCGGAGTTTTTATCTTCGGAAAGCAGGGCATCCTTGCCTGCTGTCAATCCTGCCTCGACAGCATAATTTCCGTTGATGACAGCCAGGTCAACATCAGGCAGGGACCTGGGAATCTGCGCAGCTTCCAGTTCCTTAATTTCAATCTTTTTGGGGTTTTCTATAATGTCATTCTTGGTAGCCTTCAGGCCAGCGCCCGGTTTAATCTTTAACAGTCCTGCCTTTTCCAGCAGCAGTAAAGCACGGGCCTCGTTAGTAACGTCATTGGGCACCGCAATTTGCGCGCCCTCTTTCACTTGGTCCAGGGATTTAACTTTGCCCGGATAGATTCCCATGGGCTCAAAGTGAACCTTGGTGGTATAAGTCAGGTCCAGGTTATTTTCCTTACTGAATTCCTCCAGGTAAGGAATGTGCTGGAAATAATTGGCATCCAGTTCCCCGCTGGCTAAGGCCTTGTTGGGCAGAACATAATCAGTAAATTCAACAATTTCCAGGTCTACGCCTTTCTCTTTAAGCAGCGGCTTGGCAAACTCGAGAATTTCTTTATGCGGTACCGGAGTAGCTCCTATCTTAAGCGTTAAAGCGCCCTTTTCGCCGGATTGCCCGGTTTCTTTAGCCCCACTGCAGCCAACGGCAATAACGGCCACTAACAAAACCGCTGCCAGCAACAATAAAATTTTTGCCCTTCTCATTTTTTCCCTCCTATTTCACTTTTTTGTTTAATTTACGGGAAGCATAGTTCCCCAAACTTTGAATCAATTGTACCATTACCAGCAGCAAGAAAACGGTATATATCATAATATCGGTTTTATAGCGGTAGTATCCGTACCGGACGGCAATATCACCCAAACCGCCGCCACCGATAAACCCGGCCATGGCCGAATACCCAATCAGGGTGATAAAAGTTATGGTCGCGCCTAAAACCAACGAAGGTATTACTTCGGGAATAAGTACCTTGTAAATAATCTGCCACGGAGAAGCCCCCATGGCCAAAGCCGCTTCCACTATCCCACGGTCCACTTCCTTCAGGGAAGTTTCCACCATGCGGCCGACAAAGGGAATGGCGCCTATTACCAGGGGAACTATGGCCGCCGTTGTCCCTATGGTGGTGCCGGTAATCGCCCTGGTGATGGGAATGACGGCAACCATCAGAATAATAAAAGGTACTGACCTGGCGGCATTAACAACAGCGCTTAAAACCTGATTGACAGGCCTGTTTTCCAGAATATGCCCCTCTTCGGTAGTAACCAGGGCAATACCCAGGGGCAGCCCTACCAGGTAGGACAGAATCAGGGATACCGTTGTCATGTACAATGTTTCCAGAGTTCCGTTATATATAAGCTGCCAAGTTTCAGCCGGCATGGTCCAGGACCTCCACATACAGTTTTTTGTCCTTCAGGTACTGAATGGCCTGTAATATATCGGCCTGTTCCCCCGCCAGATCCAGTGTTAAAATGCCAAGCGGCGCACCCTTAATATAATCAATGTTCCCCGCCATGATGTTTACCTGGATGCCACAATGGCGGACCAGTTCCGCCACTACCGGTTCAGCGGCCGGGGCTCCCGTAAAAACTACGCGGACAAGGCGGTGGTAGCGGCCCGCCGCCTTGATCTGCCTGTAAAATTCCTGTGGAATTTCTACGTTGTAAAGGCTCTGAATAAAGCCTTTGGTAGTTTCCTTCCGCGGATGGGCAAAAACATCCATAACAGGACCCGATTCAATTATCTGCCCATTTTCTATGACAGAAACAGTGTCACATATTTCCTTGATGACCTGCATCTCATGGGTAATTACGACAATGGTTAGATTTAACTCCCGGTTTATGTCTTTCAATAAAGACAGAATTGACTGGGTAGTAGATGGGTCGAGAGCTGAGGTGGCTTCGTCGCAGAGCAGGACCTTGGGCTCGTTGGCCAGTGCCCTGGCTATACCGACCCTCTGCTTCTGTCCGCCGCTAAGCTGGGCGGGATAGGCCGCTGCCCTTTCGGAAAGGCCAACCAGTTCCAGGAGGTCGGCCACCCTTTTATTAATCTGGGTTTTGGACATCCCGGCTATCTCCAGGGGAAAAGCCACGTTGTCCCGGACAGTCCGGGAATACAGCAGGTTAAAATGCTGGAATATCATGCCGATTTTTCTTCTGGCATCACGCAGCTCTCTGCCCTGCAGTACCGTTATCTCGCGTCCGTCAACGATAACGGACCCCTCTGTGGGTTTTTCTAGCAGGTTGATGCACCGGACCAGGGTACTCTTCCCGGCTCCGCTATAACCAATAATGCCTGCAATTTCACCCTTCTTTATATGCAAATTGATATTCCGCAGGGCAGCAATCTCACCCGCCGCTGTATGGAACACTTTGCTCAGGCCTTCGATTTTGATCATTGCACTCAATACCTCATCCAAAATTTTGTCCAAAATGTATACCCAGTCTATTGTACTACATTTAACGCCTGTTGGAAATCCCCAATTAAATCCTGAATATCTTCTATCCCCACACTGACCCTGATCATATCGTCAGTGACACCTGTAGCCTGCTTCTCTTCTTCGGAGCACTCCGCAAAAAGGGAGGCGTAAATCGTTGAGGCCGGGTGGACCACCAGTGTCCGTAAATCGCCAATATTCGAAAGGTTATAGGCATATTTCAGGTTGTTAATTACCTTAAAGGCATTTTCCTTCGACCCAACACCAAAGGTCAATATAATACCAAATTTCCCGCCAAATTGGCCTTCAGCTAACCGGCGATAGGGATTACCCACTAGGCCCGGATAGTTAACCCAGGCGACTTTCGGGTGTTCGGCAAGGAATTGGGCTAAAGCCAGGGCATTACTACACATTTTCTCCATCCGCAAGCCCAGTGTGTCAAGTCCTAAATTGTTTAAATAGGCGTTAAAGGGAGACATGCATACTCCAAAATCCCTGTGGATGCCTTGCCTAAGCTTAGCCAGATAAGCAAAAAATGAGTATTTCTTCTTGTATTCATGCAGCTTTGGAAACTTGGTTTCATCCCAGTTAAACCTGCCCTGGTCAACGATCACACCACCGATGGAGTTGCCGCTCCCGTTAATAAGTTTGGAGGTTGAATGCACGACAATATCGGCGCCGTGTTCAAAGGGTCTGAACAGGTATGGAGTGGTAACAGTATTATCCACTACCAGCGGAATATTATGCCTGTGGGCCAGTTCAGCCAGCTCGCTGATATTTGGAATATCCATTTTGGGATTGCCAATGGTTTCAACAAAAATGAGTCTGGTTTTACCGGTAATCTCTGCGGCAAAACTCTCAACGGAAACCGTTTTGGCAAACCGGGCTCTTATCCCGTAATCGGCGAGGTTCATAAAAAGTGAATATGTACCGGCAAATATTCCTGCCGAAGAAACCAGTTCGTCTCCCTGTTCCAGCAAGTTGAGGACAGCCATGCTGATAGCGGCCATCCCGGACGCGCATGCCACAGCGCCAATGCCCTTTTCCAGAAAAGCTATTCGCTTTTCGAAGGCTTCAATGGTGGGATTGTTTATCCGGGTATACACATAACCCGGCTCGGCGCCGGCAAATATTTTCTCCAGTTCCTCAGCGGTCTTGTGCCGGAAGGAGGTAGATTGAAAAATAGGAACAGTGGTTGCCCCTGTCCCCTCGTCAGGTTGATAATTTCCATGCAACAGCCTTGTATTAAATTCCATCAGTTATCTCTCCCCTGCTCCATCTACTGTTCAAATTACCTGCATCGGTATTTCCCGGTAATCCCCATTCTCAATGTGGAAGGCCTTCAGTACAGGAGGGTTGGTCATCAGTGACAGGATCATATAGACCGCTGCCGGGTCAAAGGCCAGCCTGATGTCTTCCCTTGAAGGCCTGGAAGGTGTGGCAGGGTGGCTGTGGTAGTTGCCCAACACCTTAAGGCCCCTTTCCCGCACAGATTTATAGACCTCCAGTTGTTCTTTCGGGTCCAGGGAAAAATGCTCGGGGCTGTGGTCGATATTGGTCATAGGGTATATTTCCACTATTTCAATTATCCCTTCAGCAGCCTTCCCCGCCAGGATACCACAACATTCATTGGGCAGCTCCTCATTTGCCTGCCTGATCATCTGTTCCACCAATGTTTCCGGAATCTTGATCATATTGGCCTCCTGCTTCTGTTAAGGAATGTATATCATTAATTTTAACCATAATATACATATTTGTCTATAGGAATTTATGGGTTTAAATCGCCTCAACCGGCCCGTATCCTAACCCGTAGTATATGGCCACTGATACAGCAATAGCTAAAAGTACTAAACTTAACTGCACCCAGAATAGGTCTAAAGCGGAAGTTTGCAGGGTAAGGCCCCGGTCTTTAACAGAAAGCTGCTTGTTCCCGCTTCTGCCCAGCCAGAAGTAAACGACTGCAGCGGCCATTATGAACACCAGGCTGGCCAGGTGGGCCACACTGATAACTCCTCCCACTGTGGGATTATACCTGAAGAATTCCACAATGCCCCTGGCCGCGGCATATAGCGCTATATAAATCAAAAATAACTGACCGTCAAACCTGGTT contains the following coding sequences:
- a CDS encoding creatininase family protein — translated: MENKIYWGSYTSNELANLIKEDPVVVLPVGAYEQHGPHLTLNTDTDIVLEITKEAVGKACSTGIPCALLPPLWLGISEHHMSFSGTITLRQSTLTAMVFDILKSLARHGVKKFLVVNGHGGNMAALRYAIDEVGAHCEVEPVLVTYWHLVADLVARLRKSEFGGISHGCELETSLKMHIAPEDVRKDLLRANVVKGNEYWSPEMFASNRVAMYKPYRQLSEYGHVGDPTKATPDFGEAVFKAVVAELARLITKMQKGDLENENC
- a CDS encoding RidA family protein → MSAEQRLQELGIVLPAAPVPVANYVPAVRTGNLLYVSGQACVVDGEMKYTGKVGKELTLEQGYEAARIAAINTLAIVKQELGSLDRVKRVVKLLGFVASDLNFFEQPKVINGASDFFAEIFGDSGRHARSALGTNVLPFNTPVEIEVIFEIE
- a CDS encoding carbohydrate ABC transporter permease, which produces MKNNKIIANIVKYAVLLLYTVIALFPLYWLVTTSFKPPLEVFSTQPLGTFVPSLENYKVVLFNDMFPKYLWNSVIISLITVLITLPVGSLAGYAFARFKIKNKDNWFFMVLTTRMAPPVAFAVPLYLLMVRFGLVDTYVGLIAIYIFMNLAFCIWLTRGFFEEIPPDVEEAAMIDGCSRLQAFWKVTVPLTAGGLIATGVLMFIFTWNEFFFASILTQSIAKPFTVHLTSFFGSKRILWGELAAASTIGSLIPIIFAIVMRRYLVRGLTMGAVK
- a CDS encoding carbohydrate ABC transporter permease → MEDRRTKWIMLLPALIVFAALGVYPTIEALYTSLTRYNLTDPAAGKVFIGLGNYLHLVKDVRFWMALARAVEFVAVSVSISFVLGLMIALILQKTKWFQGFFRIVFLVPMVIAPTISTLNFKFMYNYNLGIINKLLQAIGLDKIDFLGNPSLALWSAVAVDVWQWTPLVILVLLSGLEALPREPFEAALIDGASGWQVFRYMTLPLLNRFIVVVLIIRAMDALKVYETIQLMTAGGPGNASETLNTYLATVGFQWFDIGYASALGIFALYFTTFLAMILVKYTGAFKSKQVKA
- a CDS encoding ABC transporter substrate-binding protein gives rise to the protein MRKKSLLLVIMLIGALLVAGCGGTGKTSSQSSDPRKAYEGTTLKVLLKTGYETEAIKQFVGDFEKATGIKVEYEIYDEPTVRNKLILDATSRTGAYDVVATQFWYMPEYLRAQALEPLDDYIKNKADKEWNSLDYIPKGLLNTYRGSDNKLYAVPVSASGGVLIYRTDLFKKYGLQVPKTTKDVLEAAKALAGKEKDVYPFIGRGESSLASFGTSAGWAWAYGARVLDENGKVTVNTPEMKQAMTDFVELAQKYGPPDQAAIGWDVMSEMFRQGKAAMNFEMSGFPSVYANKEVSSVADKIGVALIKGPADKYAQWMYGEGLAISKYSKNKEAAWLFLQWRDSLEVSLKEVNKGIRFDFPDSRVYESKEYKEKAKGLEFFTSQIDEIIGSVDTSYWPNVPEFEKIAEAFQKQISLAISGKQTVDSALTKAQQDIDKIMAGAKK
- a CDS encoding aspartyl-phosphate phosphatase Spo0E family protein, with the translated sequence MKTAAEVNLQKIMDLREKLEETVARAGALTDPEVLFISSLLDAALNEYYRSAGGNASRKG
- a CDS encoding aldehyde ferredoxin oxidoreductase family protein, producing the protein MPYGYNGKILCVNLTDGSTRMEEKPESWYRKYLGGRGIGAYYLLKDLPAGTDALAPENILVFAVSVVTGVPFPGNARASVVAKSPLTGGFGEAEAGGNWGPELKFAGFDAVVITGKSEKPVYLYLRDGQVEIRDAGNLWGLNTSETEKRIFDDTGDPRVKVACIGPGGENLVRYACITAGRHNVFGRLGLGAVMGSKNLKAVAVSGGKRPETKEPEKIKEISRWVAQNFNRPDTCGLFYEYGTSGGVAMYNAIGSLPSYNFQGGTIEGAEKLTGEYMKEQGLMIGKTRCFACPIACRKIARVENSGELDTKSEVHSPEYETIAALGSNCGITDPKVVIKAAEMCDEYGLDTISTGVTISFVMECAQKGILPKDLQGDMPVEFGSAETILRCIEMITYRRGIGDIMAEGTKRMAARIGNGAEALAVHGKGEELALQDPRGGKVGAAIGYAVAHNGGDHIQMEHDFQFSQKGPFLKSFEPLGVIEPVPTMDLGIDKVRLFVLNQIVWGLYNMLDICIFVPAPGHVLPLTGLCDLVKCATGWDTSLYELMKAGERGIVMTRIFNLREGFGVQDDVIPRRLTEPLTTGESKGSRVEPEQIQQAVKNYYEIMGWDHETGAPSPGKLKELGLDWLI
- a CDS encoding IclR family transcriptional regulator; this encodes MQIKQQLERVTYIDTVARALCLLKLLAISPLRVQEAAEKLGIHKSSASRLLSTMRDHNFVRLNSNGKYELGYAVFEMAHALSEGMDVRKIGRPFLEQLNKTSNETVHLAVLDGIEIVYLDKIDTSRPIRMYSRIGKRAHVYCTGVGKALLAYLPDEKIDQILAQIKMKSFTARTIVDREHMMNEIREIRVNGIAWDRGEHEDDIYCMAAPVFDFTNKVIASISISATITYTPEEELAKYAGLLSQTAEAFSRAMGYVGDWPPPVRL